A stretch of the bacterium genome encodes the following:
- a CDS encoding methyl-accepting chemotaxis protein, with translation MEILLFAVTLLIASLVAVAIIYRIYEKKRYVLSLMMRSIPLLAVSYLCAMIIGHYSDIWWVWAVMYVVGIVTVIGFMIIFLRYTIENTLRIEKIVNKIVQKKFSDKLKINTIGELHDLQDNFNAMIDNLQNFDHTLKDAIARMSSVVSQLTSIMGQQAVGMNEQSTALNQTTTTTQELAATSHQTTEKAQFVVESAERSMDVTSKGKSAVDGTIEEMNEIRRRVERIAEQILDLSEKTQQIGVITTTVNDIAEQTNMLALNAAIEASKAGEFGKGFGVVALEVRKLAEKSKEASLRIRDLITQIQNATNSTVMATEEGSKRVDIGVEKIRDAGRLMDESIQSLEENVGYAQQILVGSKQQTIGIEQITLAMANINEVVKQVATGTTQTQNAVDSVLGLTKELRQLVDHANGTSKNN, from the coding sequence ATGGAGATTTTACTCTTTGCAGTGACCTTGCTGATTGCGAGCTTAGTGGCTGTCGCAATTATTTATCGCATTTATGAAAAGAAAAGATACGTGCTCAGCCTCATGATGCGAAGTATTCCTTTATTGGCTGTTTCGTATCTTTGCGCGATGATTATCGGGCATTATTCGGACATTTGGTGGGTTTGGGCCGTTATGTATGTTGTTGGGATAGTAACGGTTATCGGATTCATGATTATCTTTCTGAGATACACCATTGAAAATACGTTACGAATCGAAAAAATTGTTAATAAAATTGTTCAAAAAAAGTTTTCAGATAAGTTAAAGATTAATACGATCGGTGAATTACACGATTTGCAAGATAATTTTAATGCTATGATCGATAATCTTCAGAATTTTGACCATACTTTAAAAGACGCTATTGCACGTATGTCGTCGGTCGTGAGCCAACTCACATCCATCATGGGACAGCAAGCCGTGGGGATGAATGAGCAGTCAACGGCGCTCAATCAAACAACGACAACGACGCAGGAGTTGGCCGCAACTTCGCATCAGACTACTGAAAAAGCTCAATTCGTCGTCGAAAGCGCCGAACGCAGTATGGATGTTACCAGTAAGGGTAAATCTGCCGTGGACGGCACGATCGAAGAAATGAATGAAATTCGCCGCCGCGTGGAACGGATTGCCGAACAAATTCTTGATCTGAGTGAGAAAACCCAACAGATCGGCGTGATTACTACGACGGTGAACGATATCGCTGAACAAACGAACATGCTGGCTCTTAATGCAGCTATCGAGGCCAGTAAAGCCGGTGAATTCGGAAAAGGTTTTGGCGTTGTAGCGCTTGAAGTCCGGAAATTGGCCGAAAAAAGCAAAGAAGCTTCTCTGCGAATTCGCGATCTTATTACGCAGATTCAAAATGCAACCAATTCCACCGTTATGGCGACCGAAGAAGGTTCGAAACGCGTAGACATCGGCGTTGAAAAAATTCGGGATGCCGGTCGTCTGATGGATGAAAGCATTCAAAGCCTCGAAGAAAATGTCGGATATGCTCAACAAATTCTCGTCGGCAGTAAACAGCAAACGATCGGTATAGAGCAAATTACTCTTGCCATGGCGAATATCAATGAAGTTGTCAAACAGGTTGCTACCGGAACGACGCAAACACAAAACGCCGTTGATTCGGTACTGGGTTTGACCAAGGAACTTCGGCAATTAGTTGATCACGCCAACGGTACGTCTAAAAATAACTAA